The window CCTGTCCTACATCTCGGCCGTGCTGCCGACACTCGGCGAGGTCGAGGTGCAGCAGTCGACGCTGGACGAGCTGGTCGCCCGGGCGCCGGTCAAGGCAGGCGATTCGGCCGCCGTCACTGCTCTCAAACATGACGTACGGATGGCCGAGGCGCTCCACCGCACGCTGTGGAACCGGATCGCCGAGCCCACCGACCCGATCATGGTTTCGGACGGTTCCTACCGCTGGCGGATCGACGCCGAACCGCTGCGCCGGATCGTCGACGAGGCACGCCGTGAGGGTCTGCCGTACGCGGTGGGCCGGGAGCGGGTCCGGGCCCGGGTGGTGGGTCTGTTGCAGCGCCAGTCGGAGTACCGGACCGGCAACTCACCGAGCGAGACGTGGCTACGGAGGATGAGCCGGATCGGGCCGGTCACCGAGTTCCTGGAGGCGGCCTGGCCGGCGGCGACCCCGGAGTCGCTGGTGGTGGCGCTGCTGACCGAGCCGGAGCTGGCGGGCGACGTGTTCACCGACGAGGAGCGAGCGACGATCCGCTGGGTGAAGCCGCCGAAGACGGCGAAGTCGGCCCGGTTCAGCACGGCCGACCTGGTGCTGCTCGACGAGGCCGCCGGACTCCTCGAACGGGAGATCAGTTTCGGTCACGTGGTGGTTGATGAGGCGCAGGATCTGTCGCCGATGCAAGCGCGCGCCATCGCCCGGCGCAGTGAGCACGGGTCGATCACGCTGCTCGGTGACCTGGCGCAGGGCACCGCCCCGTGGGCCACGACCGACTGGCGTGACATTCTTCGTCATCTCGGCAAACCGGATGCCTCTGTGGTGCCACTGACCGTCGGTTTCCGCGTACCGGAAGCGGTGGTGACCCTGGCCAACCGCCTTCTGCCGGCGCTCGGGGTGAATGTGCCGGAGGCCGTGTCGTTGCGTCGCGACGGTGATCTCGCCGTCGTCGGCGTGCCGGCGCCCGCCGACCTGGACGCGCGGACGATGGCCGAGGTCACCGCAGCGTTGGCGCACGAGGGCTCGGTCGCGGTGATCGCCGCCGACGCCGCGGTCGAACGCCTCCGCGGTCACCTCGACGCCGCCGGCATCGAGCACGCGACGCCCGACGACGTCGACAATCCGGCGCGGGTCCTGGTGGTGCCGGCCACGATCGTCAAGGGCCTGGAGTACGACCACGTCATCGTGCACGAGCCGGCCGACATCGTGGCCGCCGAACCGAAGGGCCTGAACCGCCTCTATGTGGTCCTGACCAGGGCGGTCACCCGGCTATCGGTATTGCACTCGAAGCCGCTGCCGGAGGCGCTTACGCTCGCCTGATGCCGCGTATCGGAGTCATGTTCGACTGTAACCGCGCCCCCGAGGAGCTCCCCGGGTTCGCCGCCGCCCTGGAGGCCGCCGGGGCCGACGACCTGTGGGTGGTGGAGGACCTCGGCTGGAACGGTGGCGTCAGCGCCGCCGCCCTGGCCCTGGCCGCCACCACCCGCCTGCGGGTGGGTATCGGCATCGCCCCGGCGCCGTTCCGGAGCCCGGCCGTCTACGCCATGGAGATCGCCACGCTGGCCCGGATCCACCCCGGCCGCGTCGTGGCCGGAATCGGTCATGGTGTGGGCGACTGGATGCGCCGGATCGGCAACGCGCCGAAGTCGCCGCTGTCGCTGCTGGAGGAGAGCATCGTCGCGATCCGTGACCTGCTCCACGGCGAGACGGTGAGCATGGCCGGCCGTGAGGTGTTCCTGGAGGACATCAAGCTGGTCCACCCGCCCGCGGTGGTGCCACCGATCGTCACGGGTGTGGTGAAGCCGAAGTCGCTGGCGCTGTCCGGCCGGGTCGCGGACGGCACGATCCTGGTCGAGGGTCTCCAGCCGGCGCAGATAGAGGAGGCCATCGGGCACATCCGTCGCGGCGGGGCGGGTGCCGACCACGAGATCATCACGTTCGCGTTCCTGCACGTCGAGGACGATCCGGAGCGGGCCGCGGCGATCCGGGCCACGGCGCTGACCGGTCAGGCCGGGTTCCTCGGTGTGCCCGTCGACGAGGTGTTCGGGCTGATCGGGCCGGTCGCCGAGGTCCCGGCCGGGGTGCAGGTCCTCGCCGACAACGGCGCGGACACGGTGATTCTGCGGCCGTTCGGCGACGACCACCTGGGTCAGGCCGTGGCGGCGCTCAAGGCACTGGGCCGATAATCCGGTCCATTTCGGACAACGGCAACGACGGGTTGGTGGCGGCGGCCGTCGCCACCGCCCGATCCGCTCCGGCGACGCCCGAACGCTCGTCCTCGTCGGCACCGGTCAGCAACTCGACGATCCGGTGCACCGGCAGCGCGGGGTGGGCGGCGGCGATCGGGCGGGCTTGCGGGTCGGCGAGGCAGAGTTCGAGGGCTTCGGCCGGGGCATCCGGGTGACGGGCGACCTCCCGGAACACCTTCTGCACCGGCGGCACGTGTCGGGCCAGGTCGAGGAGCAGCGCGGGCGACACGTCCGGATTCGTGGCGACCTTGGCGATCACCCGGATCCCGTGGTGGGCCACCATCTCCCGCAGCAGGTCCTCGGAGAGGCCGGGGTGCGGCGCGACCGCCTTGACGACCTTGGCGTCCGGGTCGCGGGCCAGCCGGTCGCGGATCTCCGGCGGCAGGTCCCGGCGTTCCGCCACCAGCGCGCGGAGCCGCGGATCCCGATTCTCGGCCAACTGCCGGACCTCGTCGGGAGAAGCGGCGATGATCCGTGGGAGCAGGCCGGTGGGCACCCGGGCCGCCCCGGTCAGTAGGTCGAGCGGAACCTCCGGGTTTCCGGCGAGGTGACGCCGCACGGTCGGGCAGTCGTCGGTGGCGAGCTTCCGGATCGCCGACTCGGGCAGCGCCGGGTTCTCGGCCACGGCACCGCGCACCCCCGGAATCGGATCGCCGGCCAGACGCACCGCCACCTCCGGAGGCAGGTCGAGCCGGGCCGCAAGCTGCCAGCGCACGATCCTTCCCGGATGTCCGGCCAGCTCAGCCGCGGCTTCGGCAGGCGTAGCCGGGTTATCCACAGCCCGAACGAGCAGGCTGTGGATAACTGATTCGTGAGTGCCGTCGCAGGCGGCCCCGGGTGGAAGATCACAGTCGAGCCGGGCGCACCCCGGATCGTGTACGAACGGGATCGGCTCCCGCACGCAGACGTCACACGTGGTCGGCAGCGGACCGCCGTCGCCTCGCCAATGCACCGCGATGAGATCGGCCAGGACCTCCGGCGGGGCGGCCGGGTTGCCGGCGACCCCGGCCCGGACCTCGGCATGGGGATGCCCGGCCAGCCGGACCAGCAGTTCCCGATCGGTCGTGAAGATGGCCAGCTCGGCGACGACACGCGGATCCGGGTCGTCGGCGAGGCGTGCCCGTACCGAATCGGGAAGGTCCGGGCAGGCCGCAAGCTTCTCGCGGCGCCGCACCTCCGGATCGCCGGCGAGTGGTTCGGCCCACTCGGCCCGGCCGCGCCCCTGGTCGAGGAGGGCGAGGGCGACTTCCGGGAAGCGGAGCGGATCGACATCCGCGGAGTCGAGGAGTCCGTCCCACGCCAACTGGAGGGTCGCCGAGTCCGACCGCCGAGCGAGCGCCCGGACCTGCTCCGGACTCAGATCGTCCCGTTGCGCCAGCTCACCGGCCAGATCGTCGTCGGCGTGAGCGATCAGCCGGTCGACCAGTGTGGACGGTAGGGCCGGGTTACGGGCCAGCCCGTTCAGCAGATCACCGGTGCTCATGATGATCGATCGTAGAGCGCTCGACTCGACAGCGCGCCTGGATCATCGACCGCGAGCCAGGGGCTTCACCCAGCGGGACCACTCGGGCTGGCGGCGATAGCCGTGCGCGGCCCAGATCGCGTGTGCGGCCGGGTTCTCGTCGAGCACCATGGCGTCGGCCCGGGTACCGCCGAAGGCGCGCAGCCTCTCCTCGGCGGCGGTGATCAACAGGCCGCCGATGCCCTCGCGTCGACGCCAGGGCGCGACCGCGAGCCGGTAGAGGTGGCAGCGCCAGCCGTCCCAGCCCGCGATGATCGTTCCGACGATCTCGGTGCCGTCGACCGCCAGGATCAGTGCGTCCGGATCACGCCGGAACATCGCCGTGACAGCGTCCGAAGTGTCCGCCGGCCGGTTCTCGTTCTCGGCCGCGACCTGCCAGAACTCCAGCACCGCGGGCAGTTCCTCGACAACGGCCGACCGCAAGATCAGTTCACCCATGCCGACACCCTAGTCAACTTTATGGCACAAAGTTCTTTGACTTTGCGTTGTAAAGTCGAGCCATGACATCGACGGACGACGAATCGACTTTCGAGGATCCAGGTGAGGCGCTCCGGCTGATCGAGCGCGAGCAGGTCAACACCCTGCGGCACGTCACCCCGGATCCGCGGCTCATGTACTGGCCGTGGGGCCTCACCTGGCTGATCAGTTTCGGGCTGTCGTTTCTACGCTTCAGCCCCGGCGGCAAGACCATCGTGGACATGCCGGATTGGTTGCCGCTGCTCGCGCTGACCGGCCTGCTGATCGCCGCGGGCATCTTCACCGGCGTGGTCGGCGCCCGGGCCAGCCGGCACATCTCCGGCCCGTCGAGCCGGCAGGGCGCGGCCTACGGCATCTCGTGGTCGGCCGGGTTCACCAGTCTGGCGATCATCTTCGGTCGGGTTGGCGAGCACGTGCCCGACGAGATGCTCGGCCTGCTCTGGGGCGGCGGCATGGTCGCCCTGGTCGGGGTGCTCTACATGGCCGGCAGCGCGATCTGGGACGTGCGCGACATGTTCGTGCTGGGCGCGTGGATCAGCGTGGTCAACGTGATCGGCGTCCTCTGGGGCCCGGGCTGGCACGCGCTCGTCCTCGCGGTCGCGGGCGGCGGCGGCCTGCTGGTGGCCGGCTTCGTCGGCTGGATGCGCCGCCGATGACCGCCCCTGAAGACGCCCGAACCGGCCCCGAAACCGCCGGCGCCGGAAACGCGGAGACCGGCTCCGAGAAACCGCGGGCCGGCCTCAACGGCGACCTGCCCGAGCTCGATCCGGTGATCCACGCCCAGGCACGACTGCGGGTGGTGGCCGCCCTCTCCCAGCTCCCCGGTGGCGACCGGATCACGTTCCCCCGACTGCAGGAGATCCTGCGGATGACCGCCGGCAACCTCTCGGTACACCTCCGCAAGCTCGAGGAGGCCGGATATGTCGAGGTCACCAAGACCCATCGCGGCCGCACCCCGGCCACTCTCGTGCATCTGACCCAGCGCGGACGGTTCGCCTTCGAGGAGTACGTCAGCGCCCTGCGCACCCTGATCGCCCCGGGAGAGGAACCGTCATGATCCACGCCCGCGCCGAAGGTGTCACCAAGAGCTTCGGCTCCACACTCGCGCTCGACCGGGTCGACCTGGAGGTCCGGGCCGGCGAGCTGGTCGGTCTGCTCGGCCCGAACGGCGCCGGCAAGAGCACCCTGGTCAGCCTTTTCACGGGCGGTCGACGGCCGACCGCGGGCCGGGTCGAGCTGTGCGGCGGCGATCCGCGAGACCCGCGCAACCGGCGCACACTGGGCGTGACACCGCAGGAGACGGGCCTGCCCGCCTCGCTTCGCGTCGGCGAGGTCATCGATTTCGTACGGGCACACTTCCCCGACCCTCTGCCGAAGACCGAGCTGGTCGACCGGTTCGGGCTGGGCGACCTGATCCGGCGGCAGACCGGCGGCCTCTCCGGTGGGCAGAAGCGCCGCCTCGCGGTGGCTCTGGCGTTCGCCGGCCGCCCGGAGATCGTCTTCCTGGACGAGCCCGACGGGTCTCGACGTGGAGGCGCGACGTGATCTGTGGGACGCGGTGCGGTCCTTCCACGCCGAGGGCGGCACGGTCGTGCTGACCAGCCACTACCTGGAGGAGGTGGAGGCGCTCGCCGAGCGGGTGGTGGTGATCGCCGAGGGCCGGGTGCTGGCCGACGACAGTGTGGCGGCGGTGCGCGGGCTGATCCGGGTGAGCCGGATCAGCCTCAGCTCACCCGTACCGCTGACTGATTTTGATCTTGAAGGCCTGGTGGCCGTGGAACAGGCGGGTGACCGCCTGCATCTCCTGACGCCCGACGCGGACCGGATGGTTCGCGAGCTGGTCGAGCGGAACGTGCCGTTCCGCGACCTGGAGGTCAGGGCGACCTCACTTGAGGAAGCGTTTCTCGTGCTGACCGGAAAGGATCAGAAGTGACGAGCCTTGTCCTGACCCATGCCAAGTTCCAGACCCTCGAGCTCTTCCGCATTCCGATCGCGGTGGTGGGCAGTGCGTTCTGGCCGGCCGCGTCGATGCTGGCGTTCGTGGTGCCGTTCGCCGGCGACGATCCGGTGGCCGCCACCTACGCCACCGCCTCGATGATCACCTTCGCGATCATGAACACCAACCTCTTCCAGTACGGCATCGGCGTCTCCGAGGACCGCGCGCAGCCGTGGGATCCGTTCGTCCGCACGCTCGCCGCGGGCGCCGCGCCCCGGTTTTTCGGCCGGATCCTCACCGGTCTGCTGATGATGGTGGTGTCACTGGCACCGGTGGTGCTGATCGCCGCGCTGTTCACCGAGGCCACGCTGAGCCCGCTCGCGTTCCTGGCCGCGATCCCGGTCTGCGCCGCGATCGCCGTCCCATTCATCCTGATGGGCCTGTCCATCGGTTACGCGTTACCGCAGAAGGCCGCGCTGGTGGTGGCGCAGATCCTGTTCCTGCCGCTGGCGTTCGGTGGCGGGCTGCTCACTCCGCCGGGCGGCGCCCCCGGATTCATCGAGGATCTCGCGCCGTTCCTGCCGACCGGCGGCGCGGTCCGTCTGATGTGGGCGACGGTCACCGACTTTCCGTTCGACCTGACCGCGACACTGGCCCTGGCCGGGTGGACGGCGCTGTTCGGGGCACTCGCGGTGTGGGCGCACCGCCGCGACGAGGGCCGCCGTTTCGGCTGACCCACAAACAGCGGAGCGTCTGACCGAGAAAAGTGTTAGGGCCGCCGGTTCGGCTAGAACATTGACAGTTCTATTCGGTCGCGGGCATGACGATGCGACGATCCGCAGCATGACCGTACCGTCACCGGGCGCGCCCAACTGGGTAGACCTGGCCACCTCCGACCTCGATGGCGCGATCCGCTTCTATACCGAGCTGTTCGGCTGGACCGCCCAGATCTCCGGCGACGAGTTCGGCGGCTACACCACGTTCCTGCTGAACGGGTTGCCGGCGGCCGGTGCCGGCCCGCTCTTCGGGGCGGGCCAGC of the Actinoplanes sichuanensis genome contains:
- a CDS encoding winged helix-turn-helix domain-containing protein, with the translated sequence MTAPEDARTGPETAGAGNAETGSEKPRAGLNGDLPELDPVIHAQARLRVVAALSQLPGGDRITFPRLQEILRMTAGNLSVHLRKLEEAGYVEVTKTHRGRTPATLVHLTQRGRFAFEEYVSALRTLIAPGEEPS
- a CDS encoding transporter, whose protein sequence is MTSTDDESTFEDPGEALRLIEREQVNTLRHVTPDPRLMYWPWGLTWLISFGLSFLRFSPGGKTIVDMPDWLPLLALTGLLIAAGIFTGVVGARASRHISGPSSRQGAAYGISWSAGFTSLAIIFGRVGEHVPDEMLGLLWGGGMVALVGVLYMAGSAIWDVRDMFVLGAWISVVNVIGVLWGPGWHALVLAVAGGGGLLVAGFVGWMRRR
- a CDS encoding HelD family protein, encoding MTATDELDVELAAERTHLAESRAALRRMRDRAQALFSTGDRVAGDSYTAEQLGRHMARRVKELADDPDTPLFFGKLDIEAEQFHIGRRHVTDDAGEPMVLDWRAPLSRSFYRASVRDPQNIRTRRRFGFVKGELTSFEDEHLDRGEELGTSSRILTAEIERPRVGPMRDIVATIQPEQDELVRADLADSICVQGAPGTGKTAVGLHRAAYLLYLHRERLRKSKVLIVGPNSAFLSYISAVLPTLGEVEVQQSTLDELVARAPVKAGDSAAVTALKHDVRMAEALHRTLWNRIAEPTDPIMVSDGSYRWRIDAEPLRRIVDEARREGLPYAVGRERVRARVVGLLQRQSEYRTGNSPSETWLRRMSRIGPVTEFLEAAWPAATPESLVVALLTEPELAGDVFTDEERATIRWVKPPKTAKSARFSTADLVLLDEAAGLLEREISFGHVVVDEAQDLSPMQARAIARRSEHGSITLLGDLAQGTAPWATTDWRDILRHLGKPDASVVPLTVGFRVPEAVVTLANRLLPALGVNVPEAVSLRRDGDLAVVGVPAPADLDARTMAEVTAALAHEGSVAVIAADAAVERLRGHLDAAGIEHATPDDVDNPARVLVVPATIVKGLEYDHVIVHEPADIVAAEPKGLNRLYVVLTRAVTRLSVLHSKPLPEALTLA
- a CDS encoding ATP-binding cassette domain-containing protein encodes the protein MIHARAEGVTKSFGSTLALDRVDLEVRAGELVGLLGPNGAGKSTLVSLFTGGRRPTAGRVELCGGDPRDPRNRRTLGVTPQETGLPASLRVGEVIDFVRAHFPDPLPKTELVDRFGLGDLIRRQTGGLSGGQKRRLAVALAFAGRPEIVFLDEPDGSRRGGAT
- a CDS encoding GNAT family N-acetyltransferase, coding for MGELILRSAVVEELPAVLEFWQVAAENENRPADTSDAVTAMFRRDPDALILAVDGTEIVGTIIAGWDGWRCHLYRLAVAPWRRREGIGGLLITAAEERLRAFGGTRADAMVLDENPAAHAIWAAHGYRRQPEWSRWVKPLARGR
- a CDS encoding ATP-binding cassette domain-containing protein, producing the protein MEARRDLWDAVRSFHAEGGTVVLTSHYLEEVEALAERVVVIAEGRVLADDSVAAVRGLIRVSRISLSSPVPLTDFDLEGLVAVEQAGDRLHLLTPDADRMVRELVERNVPFRDLEVRATSLEEAFLVLTGKDQK
- a CDS encoding LLM class flavin-dependent oxidoreductase; the protein is MPRIGVMFDCNRAPEELPGFAAALEAAGADDLWVVEDLGWNGGVSAAALALAATTRLRVGIGIAPAPFRSPAVYAMEIATLARIHPGRVVAGIGHGVGDWMRRIGNAPKSPLSLLEESIVAIRDLLHGETVSMAGREVFLEDIKLVHPPAVVPPIVTGVVKPKSLALSGRVADGTILVEGLQPAQIEEAIGHIRRGGAGADHEIITFAFLHVEDDPERAAAIRATALTGQAGFLGVPVDEVFGLIGPVAEVPAGVQVLADNGADTVILRPFGDDHLGQAVAALKALGR
- a CDS encoding ABC transporter permease, translated to MTSLVLTHAKFQTLELFRIPIAVVGSAFWPAASMLAFVVPFAGDDPVAATYATASMITFAIMNTNLFQYGIGVSEDRAQPWDPFVRTLAAGAAPRFFGRILTGLLMMVVSLAPVVLIAALFTEATLSPLAFLAAIPVCAAIAVPFILMGLSIGYALPQKAALVVAQILFLPLAFGGGLLTPPGGAPGFIEDLAPFLPTGGAVRLMWATVTDFPFDLTATLALAGWTALFGALAVWAHRRDEGRRFG